The genome window CTAAGTCTGTATGAATAATCTCCAAGACATCTTCAACACCCTTTTGACCGCCAACAGTCAACCCCCATAGAACAGATCGTCCTAGGAACACCATCTTTGCACCAAGAGCCAACGCTTTAAATACATCATTTCCTGCTCTAATACCACCATCCATCATCACCAGCATTTTATCTCCGACAGCTCTGGATATTTCAGGTAATGCTTCGATTGTAGCCGGAGCTGTATCAACTTGTCTCGCTCCATGGTTAGATACTATAATTCCGCGGACTCCATGTTCATACGCCAATTGGGCATCTTCGGGAGTCAATATACCTTTGAGGATAACTGGGAGTTTCGTAAATTCAATTAGCCAATCAATATCCTTCCATGTTAACGATGTGTCGAATTTCGAGATAAGAAAATGATTGACTCCGGCTACACCTGGTTGGCATCGAACACCATTGCAAAGTTCGCCACAGAAATTTTCCAATCTGGTTCGGAGGAGATATAAGAGTTTGCTTAGCTTCAGTAATTCATCTGAGTGTGACAAGATATAATACTTACTTCAAATGAGGAGGAACTCTAAAGTTGTTTTTGATATCAGACCGACGGGTTCCACGCACAGGAGCATCGATTGTTACCACTAATGCTTCATAGCCAGCTTTTTCAGCACGCCTTATCATCGATTCTGTTACTGCCCTGGAAATATGAGGTCGGATAATTGTATTAGAACAGCGGAATAAGGTGcttattttttatctgaaataCTTTGAATAGATTCATTCATATTCCTATTATTCCTGTTAAAAAAGTCCTAAATCAACTATTCTTTTAAAAACATACTAATGAATCGAAGTCATGCACAAAACTGGGAGCGCTACTTTAAGTGCAACCCGTCTATCAGTATGCCAACTAGGCTTTTATCACTAATGCTGAGTGTGAAGGAGAACTCTGCTAAAAGCTCAGGTGTTCGTTCCTCCTAGCCTGGAAAGTTGACGCATTTTTAATGGGAAATTATCTAATTACAAAGCACAAACTGCAACGGGTGAGTTGGCCTAAAGATTTAAAACGGTTAAACGTTGCTAAGGGCGTAATAATTGCTGAAGCGCAATGCGTTATCTAAATGTTTCAGCTTTTATCTTATGTTCAAGTTTTCATTTACTTTTTCAACAAGTTTAGGAAGAATTAAAAAATCGACTtttgaaattaatgaaaacaCACTGCTTGCTTATATATGCATAAAAGAAAA of Hermetia illucens chromosome 4, iHerIll2.2.curated.20191125, whole genome shotgun sequence contains these proteins:
- the LOC119654872 gene encoding hydroxyacid oxidase 1-like, whose amino-acid sequence is MSLICLNDYERAASAILDKLALDYYKGGAGDELTLKNNVEAYSRLRIRPRFLRDLTETNTRCSLLGNEYKMPIGIAPSAMQKMAHPEGEIGAAIAAGKAGCVYILSTLSTTSLEDVAEAAPDTHKWFQLYIFKNRAVTESMIRRAEKAGYEALVVTIDAPVRGTRRSDIKNNFRVPPHLKLENFCGELCNGVRCQPGVAGVNHFLISKFDTSLTWKDIDWLIEFTKLPVILKGILTPEDAQLAYEHGVRGIIVSNHGARQVDTAPATIEALPEISRAVGDKMLVMMDGGIRAGNDVFKALALGAKMVFLGRSVLWGLTVGGQKGVEDVLEIIHTDLELLMGLCGCVNVKEIKPQMVVHESYYWKL